The Cryptococcus gattii WM276 chromosome B, complete sequence genome has a segment encoding these proteins:
- a CDS encoding Hypothetical Protein (Similar to TIGR gene model, INSD accession AAW41542.1), producing MAIVLRSNTDLVYLPDHGFVGEEGAFRILPQITRQIHRLNVSHNPLGSSGVLVLFKGLSALRSKHSAPELEMGIWGLHEVNLAATGVDDEALDGILSYAKKDGLLHQVYLQGNNVRLLESVESIALSLNMSHVEMISLTNNSLIDSNGLQRFLHSLNSPHLRELHLAACGLTPEAAPAIAEFIRSPRSKSLECLLLNGNQLGGTGVIQIVDAIEDDNRSLMMVGLLANHHSKARADDGSVRELPGLVTANQEEGEQLEYQVHRRLPALLDRNRILTRRVRTAASRAIGPARIILNALPPSNEATAQRVISDVSSGASTYNPFRLLDLPGEVIHLIVRHASGDPRALSEGQFTRIKQEAVNRSALKAWSRKRIELLRGKNIMEEKDAIVELKELWLRAGRWDKWERE from the exons ATGGCAATCGTTCTGCGCTCAAATACAGACCTCGTCTATCTCCCGGATCATGGCTTCGTCGGCGAAGAAGGCG CTTTCAGAATTCTCCCACAAATCACCCGTCAGATTCACCGTCTAAATGTCTCTCACAACCCTCTCGGCTCTTCGGGGGtccttgtcctcttcaAAGGTCTTTCTGCTTTGAGGTCCAAACATTCAGCCCCTGAACTAGAGATGGGGATCTGGGGTCTTCATGAAGTCAACTTGGCAGCTACAGGTGTCGATGATGAGGCACTGGATGGTATTTTATCATACGCAAAAAAGGATGGTTTGCTACATCAAGTGTACCTCCAAGGCAATAATGTGCGCTTGCTGGAGAGTGTTGAATCAATCGCTCTATCCCTCAACATGTCTCATGTCGAGATGATCAGCTTAACAAATAATTCGCTAATAGATTCAAACGGACTACAAAGGTTCTTGCATAGCCTTAACTCCCCACATCTTCGGGAACTGCATCTCGCAGCTTGCGGTTTGACCCCCGAGGCGGCCCCTGCTATTGCTGAGTTCATAAGGTCACCTCGGTCTAAAAGCCTTGAGTGCCTACTTTTGAACGGTAATCAGCTAGGTGGGACAGGTGTCATCCAGATTGTAGATGCGATCGAAGATGACAACCGATCTTTAATGATGGTTGGGTTGCTGGCCAATCATCACTCCAAAGCTCGAGCCGACGATGGAAGTGTTCGTGAGCTTCCCGGACTTGTGACAGCGAAccaggaagaaggagagcAACTAGAATATCAGGTGCACCGACGGCTTCCGGCTTTATTAGATCGCAACCGGATTTTGACCAGACGTGTCAGAACCGCTGCATCACGAGCGATAGGCCCTGCACGGATTATCCTCAATGCCCTTCCTCCATCCAATGAAGCAACGGCACAGCGGGTGATCTCCGACGTCTCTTCCGGAGCCTCCACATACAACCCATTCAGACTTCTCGATCTCCCTGGAGAGGTCATACATCTCATAGTTCGACATGCGTCAGGAGACCCCAGGGCATTGAGCGAAGGACAATTTACACGAATAAAACAGGAAGCTGTCAATAGATCAGCTTTGAAAGCATGGTCTCGCAAAAGGATAGAGCTCCTAAGGGGAAAGAATATTATGGAGGAGAAGGACGCCATTGTAGAGCTTAAAGAACTATGGCTCAGGGCAGGGAGATGGGATAAATGGGAGAGGGAATAA
- a CDS encoding ATP-binding cassette (ABC) transporter, putative (Similar to TIGR gene model, INSD accession AAW41541.1): MLGTTVGFHVQLRQQLFASAVRLRPIASGSRYSDVLPSQSRFLLQPRPLLCRPLTNRPSQSSIQQTLSDKSAHSAQPELAEIDTTNPEQPAKRQSLISRLTSKLSLQSVKGATSENGESETGASSVRKLISLARPESRPLAVAVGLLLVSSSVSMLVPLTIGKLIDFFSTNSSTFLGLSFPVAAGLLAVTFCIGAAANAGRAIIMRISGQRIIARVRNQAYHSTLRQEPEFADRSAGDIVSRLSVDANILGDSVTSNLSDGLRALISATVGVAAMFWISAKLTLVMLCVVPPVSLGAVFYGRYLRKLSNLTQEAVGDMSKVAEEKLNAFKTVTAYNSQSLEANLFSRKVDQVFQLAKKEAYMTGIFWGASGLTGNLAMLCLLGYGGHLVATQEITVGDLTSLLMYSAYVGGSVSGMTGFFTGLMRGVGAGGRVFWLLDRQSHIPLEAGIKLSAARNGPIVFKNVRFRYPSRKEVEVLKGINMTIEPGTSVALVGSSGSGKSSIQALLSRFYDPGEGQITFDGTDIREFTPESWRSRIGVVFQDPILFAGTVHDNIAYGSPDITREDVEEAAKAANCDFIWDLPDGFDTMIGKASLSGGQRQRISIARALVRNPSILLLDEATSALDSTSENAVNAAIDDIIHKRNITVVLAAHRLSSIAMAERVVVLENGVVSEAGRYDVLSRREGSRFRTLMAAQLLVEKNSGIEDGVPEEEGEGNKMELEEAGVIEKQK; this comes from the exons ATGCTTGGGACAACCGTCGGATTCCATGTGCAGCTACGCCAACAGTTGTTCGCTTCAGCTGTCAGATTACGGCCGATAGCAAGTGGTTCGCGATACTCAGACGTCCTGCCATCGCAATCGCGATTTCTGCTGCAACCGCGACCTCTCCTTTGTCGTCCACTAACCAATCGTCCATCTCAGTCATCGATACAACAGACTCTATCCGACAAATCTGCCCATTCAGCTCAACCCGAATTAGCCGAGATTGACACCACCAATCCGGAGCAACCTGCGAAACGCCAGTCTTTAATATCCCGCTTGACATCCAAATTATCCCTTCAATCTGTAAAGGGGGCAACTTCGGAGAATGGGGAAAGTGAAACGGGGGCAAGTAGCGTACGAAAACTTATTTCTTTAGCAAGACCTGAATCCAGACCTCTTGCTGTCGCTGTCGGCTTG TTGCTTGTATCAAGCTCCGTCTCTATGCTTGTGCCATTAACAATTGGGAAGCTTATAGATTTTTTCTCAACTAATTCA TCTACTTTCCTTGGCCTTTCGTTCCCTGTTGCTGCTGGACTGCTTGCTGTAACTTTTTGCATTGGCGCGGCTGCGAATGCTG GTCGTGCTATAATTATGCGTATTAGCGGCCAAAGAATTATCGCCCGGGTTAG AAATCAAGCGTACCACTCGACATTGCGTCAAGAACCTGAATTCGCTGATCGATCTGCTGGCGATATCGTTTCCCGTCTGAGTGTTGACGCCAATATTTTGGGAGACAGTGTCACGAGTAACTTGTCAGACGGTTTGAG GGCTTTGATCTCTGCCACTGTTGGGGTGGCTGCAATGTTCTGGATTTCCGCAAAATTGACCCTTGTGATGCTCTGTGTCGTCCCCCCGGTGTCATTGGGCGCTGTCTTTTACGGTCGCTACCTCCGGAAACTTTCCAATTTAACTCAAGAGGCCGTTGGAGACATGTCCAAAGTAGCCGAAGAAAAGCTCAATGCTTTCAAAACTGTTACTGCCTACAACTCTCAGTCTCTGGAAGCTAATCTATTCAGCCGGAAGGTGGACCAAGTTTTCCAGCTCGCAAAAAAGGAGGCCTACATGACAGGTATCTTTTGGGGTGCAAGTGGGTTGACTGGAAATTTGGCTATGCTGTGTTTGCTGGGTTATG GTGGCCATTTGGTTGCCACGCAGGAAATCACTGTCGGCGACCTTACTTCACTTTTAATGTACAGCGC CTATGTTGGCGGTTCCGTCTCTGGAATGACAGGGTTTTTCACAGGTCTTATGAGAG GTGTTGGCGCCGGTGGTCGTGTGTTCTGGCTGCTCGACCGCCAATCTCATATTCCCCTTGAGGCCGGTATCAAATTGTCTGCTGCCCGCAATGGCCCTATTGTCTTTAAGAATGTGAGATTCCGATATCCATCAAGGAAGGAGGTCGAGGTTCTGAAGGGTATCAACATGACTATTGAGCCTGGTACCAGCGTTGCGTTGGT AGGTTCAAGCGGAAGCGGAAAGAGTTCTATCCAAGCATTGCTCAGTCGTTTCTACGACCCTGGAGAGGGCCAGATCACGTTCGACGGTACAG ATATCCGTGAATTTACTCCCGAATCATGGCGGTCTCGGATTGGTGTCGTTTTTCAGGATCCTATTCTCTTTGCAGGAACGGTACATGACAACATTGCATATGGGTCACCCGATATCACGCGCGAGGATGTGGAAGAAGCAGCAAAGGCGGCAAACTGCGATTTCATCTGGGACTTGCCCGATGGTTTTGACACCATGA TTGGCAAGGCGAGTTTGAGCGGCGGGCAGCGGCAAAGAATCAGTATCGCTCGTGCACTTGTTAGAAATCCCTCTATCTTGCTTTTAGATGAAG CCACCTCTGCGCTCGATTCAACTTCGGAAAATGCCGTCAACGCCGCTATCGATGATATCATCCACAAGCGCAACATCACTGTCGTCCTTGCTGCTCACAGACTGTCAAGCATTGCTATGGCCGAGAGGGTCGTGGTTTTGGAGAATGGTGTAGTGTCTGAGGCTGGCCGGTACGATGTTCTG TCAAGGAGAGAGGGCAGCAGATTTAGAACACTTATGGCGGCACAGCTCTTGGTCGAGAAGAATTCTGGAATTGAAGATGGTGTGCccgaagaagagggagagggaaatAAGATGGAGTTGGAAGAGGCTGGGGTCATTGAAAAGCAAAAGTAA
- a CDS encoding N-acetylglucosaminyldiphosphodolichol N-acetylglucosaminyltransferase anchoring subunit ALG14 (Similar to TIGR gene model, INSD accession AAW41698.1), whose protein sequence is MSLGLYIGRSILAFICLIVAILLRLIFLQHLKTARAPYRPKDAKCSLGVFLGSGGHTSEMKALLSTLDYERYQPRTYIYCHGDDLSLRSVSDIESNKGALTSSKAYYLLSLPRARYVGQPLLSTMFSVLKTLYIATLRLFLIPLLKDPRRPFVDLLIVNGPGTCVVLVVVSYIRRILGLEYTRIIYVESFARVKSLSLSGKMIRPLVDRFLVQWPNASDGYNVIHKGLLV, encoded by the exons ATGTCCCTTGGCCTGTATATTGGCCGGTCGATCCTTGCCTTCATTTGTTTAATAGTGGCCATCTTGCTTCGTCTTATCTTTCTCCAACATTTAAAGACCGCGAGAGCGCCGTATCGACCCAAAGATGCCAAATGCTCCCTGGGAGTTTTCCTGGGATCTG GCGGCCATACTAGTGAGATGAAGGCTTTGTTGTCAACACTGGATTATGAACGATATCAGCCTAGAACGTACATTTACTGCCATGGTGATGATCTGTCGTTGCGATCCGTGTCAGACATTGAGTCGAACAAAGGAGCGTTGACATCATCCAAA GCGTACTATTTGTTGAGCCTCCCTCGGGCTCGTTATGTAGGCCAACCACTATTATCTACAATGTTTTCAGTTTTGAAGACACTCTACATTGCAACCTTACGACTTTTTCTAATCCCTCTACTGAAAGACCCGCGACGACCATTCGTGGATCTTCTGATCGTCAATGGCCCAGGTACATGCGTTGTTTTGGTCGTGGTATCATATATTCGTCGG ATACTGGGTCTGGAATATACTCGTATTATCTATGTAGAATCATTTGCTAGAGTTAAAAGCCTGTCCTTAAGTGGGAAGATGATTAGACCGCTTGTAGATCGTTTTTTGGTCCAGTGGCCCAATGCTAGTGACGGCTACAATGTCATACATAAAGGGCTTTTAGTGTGA